The segment TTATATTAGTTTATCATTGCATTTAAAAGTGAGGAGTCATTTATAGCTGGAACCTATTGCTTTTATAGATTTTATATCTTGGATCAATCAAGAGGAACATGCTATATTACATATAAGCAAAAGGGAGATTCAACTCTCTTTAATATGGACGTAATGAACTAATGGGGTGATATGAATGAGTAAAAAGACAATGTTTGAGAAAATCTGGGACAATCACGTGATCCATCAAGAGGAAGGCAAGCCCGGCATCCTGTATATTGATTTGCATCTGGTGCATGAGGTAACCTCTCCCCAGGCCTTTGAAGGCCTGCGCCTGAGCGGCCGTAAGGTTCGCCGTCCGGAGCTGACTTTTGCAACAATGGACCACAATGTTCCGACAAAAGACCGCTACAATATCAGTGATCCGATCTCCAAGCAGCAAATTGACACATTGACTCAGAACTGCCGGGACTTTGGCGTAACGCTGTATGATCTGGAGACGATTGACCAGGGTGTTGTACACGTTATGGGACCGGAGCTGGGCCTGACTCATCCGGGCAAAACCATCGTGTGTGGCGACAGCCATACGTCTACTCATGGTGCTTTCGGCGCATTGGCCTTCGGTATTGGTACCAGTGAGGTTGAGCATGTGCTTGCGACCCAGTGCTTGCAGCAGGCCAAAGCAAAGACCATGGAGGTTCGCTTCAAGGGCAACCGTAACCCTGGCGTAACCGCGAAGGATATGATTCTCGGCGTAATTGCTAAATACGGCACGGATTTCGCGACGGGATATGTAATTGAATACACCGGTGAAGCGATTCGTGATCTGTCGATGGAAGAGCGCATGACCGTTTGTAATATGTCCATCGAGGGCGGCGCCCGTGCGGGGATGATCGCTCCGGATGAAACGACATTTGAATATTTGCGTGGACGTCAGCATGTGCCTCAAGGTGCAGACTTTGACCGTGCTGTAGCTTCCTGGCAGCAGCTCGTTACTGACGAAGGCGCCGAGTTTGATCTGGTGCTTGAATTCGATGTGGAGACCCTGATC is part of the Paenibacillus algicola genome and harbors:
- the leuC gene encoding 3-isopropylmalate dehydratase large subunit, coding for MSKKTMFEKIWDNHVIHQEEGKPGILYIDLHLVHEVTSPQAFEGLRLSGRKVRRPELTFATMDHNVPTKDRYNISDPISKQQIDTLTQNCRDFGVTLYDLETIDQGVVHVMGPELGLTHPGKTIVCGDSHTSTHGAFGALAFGIGTSEVEHVLATQCLQQAKAKTMEVRFKGNRNPGVTAKDMILGVIAKYGTDFATGYVIEYTGEAIRDLSMEERMTVCNMSIEGGARAGMIAPDETTFEYLRGRQHVPQGADFDRAVASWQQLVTDEGAEFDLVLEFDVETLIPQVTWGTSPGMGTDISSAVPNPADFKTENERKAAEKALEYMALTPGTPMSEIPIDYVFIGSCTNGRIEDLRAAAAVAKGHKVSPQVTAIVVPGSGRVKLQAEKEGLDQIFTEAGFEWREAGCSMCLAMNPDVLQPGQRCASTSNRNFEGRQGRGGRTHLVSPAMAAAAAVKGHFVDVRDWNFVSEEAVI